Proteins encoded within one genomic window of Carassius carassius chromosome 22, fCarCar2.1, whole genome shotgun sequence:
- the LOC132098895 gene encoding prestin-like translates to MEHVTACEEPSATLMYHVERPVFNEGYIDSELLHRKKRTPKSFQLRIAEHLRCSSKKARSVVFGFLPILTWLPSYPLKQYLFGDIVSGISTGVMQLPQGLAYAMLAAVPSVFGLYSSFYPVLLYTFFGTSKHISVGTFAVISLMIGGVAVREAPDSMFAVNGTNASQVVDFEARDARRVEVVVALTTLVGIIQFVLGLLRFGFLAIYLTEPLVRGFTTAAAVHVSVSQIKYLLGVHTARFNGPLSVVHSLDAVFRNIASTNVVTLIIGLVCIVFLYFIKDLNERFKKKLPIPIPGEIIVVIVSTGISYGMVMSENYGVEVVGKIPTGLLPPKIPDFSVFPNLFPDAFAIAVVGFSIAISLAKIFAFKHGYSVDGNQELIALGLCNFLSSFFHTFVVTASMSRSLVQESTGGHTEIAGLLASLLVLLVVVAIGFVFQPLPTTVLAAIIFVNLLGMFRQIKDIPALWRTSKIELAIWLVSFFASVFLGLDYGLVVAMGFAILTVIYRTQCPKNALLGQIPGTGLYFDVDEYEEAEECSGIKIFQSNASIYFANSDLYVSSLKAKTGIDPAQLLVARKSQLKYAKRDNGKRKTVNHCSPVKKNAVVLLDVELGVTVEVVSGAEKQMDHVNTNGHMTQNHAESESEDDLFLQRLTPIHTIVLDFTPVNFIDSVGAKTIKSVIKEFATVDVKVVLAGCSRTLLSALRTLKFFCEPVTPDLIFPTIHDAVLHCRHSMDVQ, encoded by the exons ATGGAGCACGTAACTGCTTGTGAGGAACCGTCTGCTACACTGATGTACCACGTGGAACGTCCTGTGTTCAATGAAGGCTATATTGACTCAGAGCTTTTGCATAGGAAGAAGAGGACACCCAAGTCCTTTCAACTGAGAATAGCTGAACATCTCCG gtgTTCGTCTAAGAAAGCCAGATCTGTTGTATTTGGTTTCCTGCCCATTTTAACATGGCTGCCATCATATCCACTAAAGCAATACCTGTTTGGAGACATAGTTTCTGGCATCAGCACAGGTGTAATGCAGCTACCCCAAG GTCTTGCTTATGCAATGCTGGCAGCTGTTCCTTCAGTGTTTGGTTTATATTCATCGTTTTATCCTGTGCTATTATACACATTCTTTGGTACCTCCAAACATATATCAGTAG gtacTTTTGCAGTTATCAGTCTGATGATCGGTGGGGTTGCTGTAAGGGAGGCCCCGGACTCCATGTTTGCAGTCAATGGGACCAATGCTTCACAGGTTGTGGATTTTGAGGCTCGTGATGCCAGAAGAGTGGAGGTGGTTGTAGCTTTGACAACCCTAGTAGGAATCATACAG TTTGTTCTGGGTCTGCTGAGATTTGGCTTCCTGGCGATCTACCTGACTGAGCCGCTGGTGCGAGGTTTCACCACGGCTGCCGCTGTGCACGTCTCAGTGTCGCAGATCAAGTACCTGCTGGGAGTGCACACTGCACGCTTCAATGGGCCTCTCTCTGTAGTGCAT AGTCTTGATGCTGTCTTCAGGAACATTGCAAGCACTAATGTTGTCACTCTAATTATTGGACTGGTGTGTATAGTGTTCCTGTACTTCATCAAAGATCTCAATGAGCGCTTCAAAAAGAAGCTACCTATCCCCATCCCTGGAGAAATCATAGTG GTAATTGTGTCCACTGGAATCTCATATGGGATGGTTATGTCTGAAAATTATGGAGTTGAAGTCGTGGGTAAAATTCCCACTGG gTTGCTGCCACCCAAGATTCCGGACTTCTCGGTCTTTCCTAACCTCTTCCCAGACGCCTTTGCTATAGCTGTTGTTGGCTTCTCAATTGCAATATCATTAGCCAAAATCTTTGCTTTTAAGCATGGCTACAGTGTGGATGGAAATCAG GAGCTCATCGCTCTGGGACTTTGTAATTTTCTGAGTTCATTCTTCCACACGTTTGTGGTTACCGCCTCAATGTCTCGAAGCCTGGTACAGGAGAGCACGGGAGGACATACTGAA ATTGCAGGACTCTTGGCGTCCCTACTTGTGCTACTGGTGGTGGTGGCCATTGGATTTGTCTTTCAGCCATTACCTACA ACCGTGCTGGCTGCTATCATTTTTGTCAATCTCCTGGGGATGTTTAGGCAAATAAAAGACATTCCTGCATTATGGAGAACCAGCAAGATTGAACTG GCAATTTGGCTGGTGTCTTTTTTCGCATCAGTTTTCCTGGGTCTGGATTATGGCCTGGTGGTTGCCATGGGCTTTGCCATACTCACAGTTATTTACAGAACACAGTG cCCTAAAAATGCTCTTCTTGGACAAATCCCAGGCACGGGACTTTACTTTGACGTGGATGAGTATGAAGAG GCTGAGGAATGCTCAGGGATTAAGATTTTTCAGTCCAATGCTTCCATATACTTTGCAAACAGTGACCTGTATGTCAGCTCCCTCAAGGCAAAG ACTGGAATTGACCCTGCACAACTGCTCGTTGCTAGGAAATCACAGCTAAAATATGCAAAAAGAGACAATGGGAAGAGGAAGACTGTAAACCACTGCTCTCCAGTAAAGAAAAATGCAGTTGTCTTATTg GATGTGGAGCTGGGCGTCACTGTTGAGGTGGTGTCTGGAGCGGAAAAGCAGATGGATCATGTGAATACCAATGGCCATATGACTCAGAACCACGCTGAGTCTGAATCTGAGGATGACCTCTTTCTGCAGCGTCTGACCCCCATTCACACCATCGTACTGGACTTTACTCCTGTCAACTTTATTGACTCTGTAGGAGCCAAAACCATTAAATCA GTGATAAAGGAGTTTGCAACAGTTGACGTGAAAGTTGTGCTTGCTGGATGTAGCA GGACCCTTCTCTCTGCTCTCAGGACACTTAAATTCTTCTGTGAGCCCGTGACCCCTGACCTCATTTTCCCCACCATTCATGACGCAGTGTTGCATTGTAGGCACTCGATGGACGTCCAGTGA
- the LOC132098367 gene encoding tetraspanin-33-like, with product MPRTKSDEYTFVSPAVKYLLFFFNMIFWLIALILISIGVYSRIAKHETALACLTVDPALLLMIVGILMFFITFCGCVGSLRENICLLQTFCIILTIIFLLQLVAGVLGFVFSDKALGKVTKMVNNAIKHYRDDIDLQNLIDYGQKQFNCCGGISYLDWSQNMYFNCSKENPSRERCSVPFSCCLISKEETVINTMCGHGVQQLEYLAAGAFINTNGCIDKLVNWIHSNLFLLGGIALVLAIPQLVGIILSQILINQIQDQIKLQNYNQQHRSDPWS from the exons ATGCCAAGAACGAAAAGCGACGAGTACACTTTTGTCAGTCCAGCTGTGAAATATTTACTTTTCTTCTTCAACATGATATTTTGG TTAATTGCACTGATCCTCATATCTATTGGAGTTTATTCCAGGATTGCTAAACATG AGACAGCGCTGGCATGTCTGACGGTAGATCCTGCTCTCTTATTGATGATAGTGGGCATTCTCATGTTCTTCATCACGTTCTGCGGCTGTGTGGGTTCTCTGAGGGAGAACATATGCTTACTGCAGACA TTCTGCATCATCTTGACTATCATCTTTCTGCTGCAGCTAGTGGCTGGTGTTCTGGGTTTTGTCTTCTCAGACAAG GCACTTGGCAAAGTAACAAAAATGGTTAACAATGCCATCAAGCATTACAGGGATGATATAGATCTTCAGAACCTCATTGACTATGGCCAAAAACAG TTTAACTGCTGTGGGGGGATCTCTTACTTGGATTGGTCTCAGAACATGTACTTCAACTGTTCAAAAGAGAACCCAAGCAGAGAGCGCTGTTCTGTGCCCTTCTCCTGCTGCCTGATCTCCAAAGAGGAG ACTGTTATAAATACCATGTGTGGTCATGGAGTGCAGCAGCTGGAATATCTCGCAGCTGGTGCCTTCATTAACACCAATGGCTGTATTGATAAACTGGTGAACTGGATCCACAGTAACCTGTTTCTATTGGGAGGCATCGCTCTGGTCCTGGCCATCCCACAG TTGGTTGGGATCATTCTCTCTCAGATCCTTATTAATCAAATCCAGGATCAGATTAAACTACAGAATTATAACCAACAGCATCGCTCAGACCCCTGGAGCTGA
- the LOC132098899 gene encoding protein smoothened-like, giving the protein MSSKRLCSIVGGFWMLCIWATTSIITQAVILHPNETVFSDFCKKSTTCEVLKYNTCLGSPLPYTHTSLILAEDSETQEEALEKLAMWSGLRNAPRCWAVIQPLLCAVYMPKCENGKVELPSQHLCQATRKPCSIVERERGWPNFLKCENKEQFPKGCQNEVQKIKFNTSGQCEAPLVKTDIQASWYKDVEGCGIQCNNPLFTDEEHSDMHNYIAIFGSITLLCTFFTLATFLADWKNSNRYPAVILFYINACFFIGSIGWLAQFMDGARKEIVCKSDDTMRLGEPSSTETLSCVIIFVMVYYSLMSGVIWFVMLTYAWHSSFKALGTTHQPLYGKTSYFHLVTWSIPFILTVAILAIAEVDGDSVSGICFVGYKNYRYRAGFVLAPIGVVLVVGGYFLIRGVMTLFSIKSNHPGLLSEKAASKINETMLRLGIFGFLAFGFVLITFGCHFYDFFNQAEWEKSFREYVLCEANVTIAHQTNKPIPECAIKNRPSLLVEKINLFSMFGTGIAMSTWVWTKATILIWKRTWFRIIGRSDDEPKRIKKSKMIAKAFSKRKELQKDPEKELSFSMHTVSHEGPVAGINFDLNEPSMEMSSAWAQHVTKMVARRGAILPQDISVTPTGTPVPPPEERNKLWMVEAEISPEMMKRKKKKKRRKELRPTGPAADEGKTAYHWREFGPSSVPRLPKLPGRQSLVANQWEQQQQRQEEQDMLPGAFPEFRPSCPLPYQERYGGLGYLHNKPSSLPLANPLTLRDSMQDDSDGFQQSSWHPNWVFRHLGQEASVMDAGRTAVVPWADGRRCIPIHSRTNLMEAELLDAGSDF; this is encoded by the exons ATGTCCTCCAAGCGACTCTGCTCCATTGTTGGAGGCTTTTGGATGCTTTGTATCTGGGCAACAACCTCTATAATCACTCAGGCGGTTATCTTGCACCCAAATGAAACGGTATTCAGCGACTTTTGTAAAAAATCGACAACTTGTGAAGTACTAAAATACAATACGTGCCTTGGTTCACCTTTGCCGTACACGCACACGTCTCTCATTCTGGCTGAAGACTCAGAAACTCAAGAAGAAGCCTTGGAGAAATTGGCCATGTGGTCTG GGTTGAGAAACGCTCCCCGCTGTTGGGCTGTCATTCAGCCGTTGCTGTGTGCTGTTTACATGCCAAAATGCGAGAATGGAAAGGTCGAACTGCCCAGCCAGCACCTGTGCCAAGCTACACGCAAACCTTGCAGTATTGTGGAGCGGGAAAGGGGCTGGCCCAACTTCCTCAAGTGTGAAAACAAGGAGCAGTTCCCTAAGGGTTGCCAG AATGAGGTCCAGAAGATCAAATTCAACACTTCAGGACAGTGTGAGGCTCCCTTGGTCAAAACCGACATCCAGGCAAGTTGGTACAAGGACGTGGAAGGTTGTGGGATCCAGTGCAACAATCCCCTGTTCACGGATGAGGAGCACTCAGACATGCATAACTACATTGCCATCTTCGGCTCCATCACTCTCTTATGTACCTTCTTTACGCTG GCCACGTTTCTCGCCGATTGGAAGAATTCCAACCGTTATCCCGCTGTGATCCTCTTTTACATCAACGCATGTTTCTTCATCGGGAGTATTGGATGGCTCGCTCAGTTCATGGATGGAGCCCGCAAGGAGATTGTGTGCAAAAGCGACGACACTATGCGGCTTGGAGAGCCATC ATCCACTGAGACGCTGTCATGTGTGATTATCTTCGTCATGGTATATTATTCTCTAATGTCTGGGGTCATTTGGTTTGTTATGCTCACTTATGCCTGGCACTCATCGTTTAAAGCCCTGGGCACCACCCATCAGCCTCTGTATGGAAAAACATCCTATTTTCATCTGGTCACATGGTCTATTCCTTTCATACTGACAGTTGCTATACTGGCCATTGCAGAG GTGGATGGAGATTCGGTTAGCGGCATTTGCTTTGTTGGCTATAAGAACTACAGATACCGTGCAGGGTTTGTTTTGGCTCCTATCGGGGTGGTCCTTGTCGTTGGCGGTTATTTCCTGATACGAG GGGTTATGACAttgttttccattaaaagtaACCATCCGGGGCTGCTCAGTGAAAAAGCTGCTAGTAAAatcaatgaaaccatgctgaggCTTG GTATATTTGGATTCTTAGCCTTTGGTTTTGTTTTAATCACTTTCGGCTGCCATTTCTATGACTTTTTCAACCAAGCTGAGTGGGAAAAAAGCTTCAGGGAATATGTACT ATGTGAGGCTAATGTCACCATAGCTCACCAGACCAACAAGCCGATTCCAGAGTGTGCCATCAAGAACAGGCCTAGTCTGCTGGTGGAGAAAATCAACCTCTTCTCCATGTTCGGTACAGGCATTGCAATGAGCACATGGGTCTGGACGAAGGCCACCATCCTTATCTGGAAACGCACCTGGTTCAG AATCATTGGAAGAAGTGACGATGAGCCGAAACGAATTAAGAAGAGTAAAATGATTGCCAAGGCATTCTCAAAGCGAAAAGAACTGCAGAAGGATCCAGAGAAAGAGCTGTCCTTCAGCATGCACACTGTTTCTCATGAAGGACCTGTAG CGGGTATCAACTTTGACCTGAATGAGCCGTCAATGGAAATGTCTTCTGCGTGGGCCCAACATGTGACCAAGATGGTAGCTAGAAGAGGGGCAATTTTACCACAGGATATCTCAGTTACGCCCACTGGAACACCTG TTCCACCTCCAGAGGAAAGGAACAAACTTTGGATGGTTGAAGCAGAAATTTCTCCTGAAATgatgaaaagaaagaagaagaaaaagagaaggaaGGAATTACGGCCAACGGGTCCTGCAGCGGACGAAGGGAAGACTGCCTACCACTGGAGGGAGTTTGGCCCCAGCTCAGTCCCCCGTCTCCCAAAACTTCCAGGTCGCCAGAGTCTGGTGGCTAACCAGTGGGAGCAGCAGCAACAGCGGCAGGAGGAACAGGATATGCTACCTGGAGCCTTCCCTGAATTCAGGCCTTCGTGTCCTCTTCCTTACCAGGAGAGATATGGTGGTTTGGGATATTTACACAATAAACCCTCCAGCCTCCCCCTTGCTAATCCCCTGACGCTAAGAGATAGCATGCAAGATGATTCAGATGGCTTCCAGCAATCATCATGGCACCCTAATTGGGTTTTCCGGCACCTTGGGCAGGAGGCTTCCGTGATGGATGCTGGCAGGACTGCGGTTGTGCCATGGGCCGATGGCAGGAGGTGTATACCAATACACTCCAGAACAAATCTTATGGAGGCCGAGCTATTGGATGCTGGCTCAGATTTTTAA